The Terracoccus luteus genome includes a region encoding these proteins:
- the iolB gene encoding 5-deoxy-glucuronate isomerase — MTGNERWVRPFGSATADGWDVVVDDRVDGWAHTALHVTTIEDGASRTLAPDAWERLVVPLEGSLAVAVVDAEGSSASCTLAGRPSVFAGPTDVAYVSRDASLTVTAVGGHARVAVCGARATRPLTPALNHLPVGDVPVELRGAGTASREVRNFGVPGVLDADALIACEVVTPGGNWSSYPPHKHDDHRPGQESELEEVYYFEVAPEAGSPASAGADPVGYQRVYGTDERPIDVFAEVRTGDVVLVPHGWHGPAMAAPGYDLYYLNVMAGPGPERAWLICDDPAHGWVRETWATQPTDPRLPLGGTR, encoded by the coding sequence GTGACCGGCAACGAGCGCTGGGTGCGGCCGTTCGGCTCCGCTACCGCCGACGGCTGGGACGTCGTCGTCGACGACAGGGTCGACGGCTGGGCGCACACCGCACTGCACGTCACCACTATCGAGGACGGCGCGAGCCGCACCCTCGCGCCCGACGCGTGGGAGCGGCTGGTGGTGCCGCTGGAGGGGTCGCTCGCCGTCGCGGTCGTCGACGCCGAGGGCAGCAGCGCGTCGTGCACCCTCGCCGGGCGCCCGTCCGTGTTTGCCGGGCCTACCGACGTCGCCTACGTCTCGCGCGACGCGTCCCTCACCGTGACCGCCGTGGGCGGGCACGCCCGGGTCGCCGTCTGCGGCGCCCGGGCCACGCGACCACTCACCCCGGCTCTGAACCACCTGCCCGTCGGCGACGTCCCCGTCGAGCTGCGGGGGGCCGGCACCGCGTCGCGCGAGGTGCGCAACTTCGGCGTCCCTGGAGTGCTCGACGCCGACGCGCTCATCGCGTGCGAGGTCGTCACCCCCGGCGGCAACTGGAGCAGCTACCCGCCGCACAAGCACGACGATCACCGACCAGGGCAGGAGAGCGAGCTCGAGGAGGTCTACTACTTCGAGGTGGCCCCCGAGGCCGGCTCACCGGCATCCGCCGGCGCCGACCCCGTCGGGTACCAACGGGTCTACGGGACCGACGAGCGTCCCATCGACGTGTTCGCCGAGGTGCGCACCGGCGACGTCGTGCTCGTGCCGCACGGCTGGCACGGACCGGCGATGGCCGCCCCCGGCTACGACCTCTACTACCTCAACGTCATGGCCGGCCCCGGCCCCGAGCGGGCCTGGCTCATCTGCGACGACCCCGCCCACGGCTGGGTGCGCGAGACCTGGGCGACGCAGCCGACCGACCCCCGACTGCCGCTGGGAGGCACCCGATGA
- a CDS encoding Cgl0159 family (beta/alpha)8-fold protein, with protein sequence MTAVSPLAPTPRVAVADLTEIRAREPHRIAAAWAARSRRPLLGDDGRLLVVAADHSARGALGVRGDATAMNSRSELLGRLATAVSRPGVDGVLGTPDILDDLLLMGVLEDKVVIGSMNRGGLQGASFELDDRFTAYRARDIAAQGLEGGKMLTRICLDDPATVRTLEASASAVTELAEAGVMAMVEPFLSERVGGRLVNRLDPDSTIRSMHVAAGLGASSAHTWLKLPVVDELERVMDATTMPTLLLGGDPQGDPQDTYAAWGQALRLPAVRGLVVGRALLFPPDGDVAAAVDVAAELVHGPQGQGTP encoded by the coding sequence ATGACCGCCGTGTCCCCCCTCGCCCCGACGCCTCGGGTCGCGGTCGCCGACCTCACCGAGATCCGGGCGCGGGAGCCGCACCGCATCGCCGCGGCCTGGGCCGCGCGGTCGCGCCGGCCGCTGCTCGGCGACGACGGCCGGCTCCTCGTCGTCGCCGCGGACCACTCGGCCCGCGGTGCGCTGGGCGTGCGGGGGGACGCGACGGCGATGAACAGCCGCAGCGAGCTGCTCGGACGGCTCGCCACGGCCGTCTCGAGGCCGGGTGTCGACGGGGTGCTCGGCACTCCCGACATCCTCGACGACCTGCTGCTCATGGGCGTCCTCGAGGACAAGGTCGTCATCGGGTCGATGAACCGGGGCGGGCTGCAGGGGGCCAGCTTCGAGCTCGACGACCGGTTCACGGCCTACCGGGCCCGCGACATCGCGGCCCAGGGCCTGGAGGGCGGCAAGATGCTCACCCGCATCTGCCTCGACGACCCGGCCACGGTGCGCACGCTCGAGGCGAGCGCCTCCGCGGTGACCGAGCTCGCCGAGGCCGGGGTCATGGCCATGGTGGAGCCCTTCCTCTCCGAGCGGGTGGGCGGCCGCCTCGTCAACCGCCTCGACCCCGACTCGACCATCAGGTCGATGCACGTCGCCGCGGGCCTCGGGGCCTCGAGCGCGCACACCTGGCTGAAGCTGCCCGTCGTCGACGAGCTCGAGCGCGTCATGGACGCGACGACGATGCCGACCCTGCTGCTGGGCGGTGACCCGCAGGGTGACCCGCAGGACACGTACGCCGCATGGGGGCAGGCGCTGCGGCTGCCCGCCGTGCGCGGTCTCGTCGTCGGCCGCGCCCTACTGTTCCCGCCCGACGGCGACGTCGCGGCCGCCGTCGACGTCGCGGCCGAGCTCGTGCACGGACCGCAGGGGCAGGGGACCCCGTGA
- the iolC gene encoding 5-dehydro-2-deoxygluconokinase yields MTSAPTPSTHDGDGAYDVVAIGRTGVDIYPLQHGVGLEQVRTFEKFLGGSATNVAVAAARHGRRVALLTRTGQDAFGRYVHEALRGFGVDDRFVTAVAGPPTPVTFCEVFPPDDFPLYFYRYPTAPDLMIEANSLPLSAISDAGVYWSTVTGLSQEPSRAAHFAAWEARGRRPHTVLDLDYRPMFWADAAEASEQVGRALDHVTVAVGNREECEVAVGETEPQRAADALLERGVELAVVKQGPKGVLAVTRDERVEVPPFPVEVVNGLGAGDAFGGALCHGLLEGWSLRRILEFANVAGALVAARLECSTAMPTSIEVEQHLTPAPDAPGRQPVPSSPAAPQESA; encoded by the coding sequence ATGACGAGCGCCCCCACCCCCTCGACGCACGACGGCGACGGCGCCTACGACGTCGTCGCCATCGGGCGCACCGGTGTCGACATCTACCCCTTGCAGCACGGCGTCGGCCTCGAGCAGGTACGCACCTTCGAGAAGTTCCTCGGCGGCAGCGCCACGAACGTCGCCGTCGCGGCCGCCCGCCACGGTCGGCGCGTGGCCCTGCTCACCCGCACCGGCCAGGACGCCTTCGGCCGGTACGTCCACGAGGCCTTGCGCGGCTTCGGCGTCGACGACCGTTTCGTCACTGCGGTAGCGGGGCCCCCGACCCCGGTGACGTTCTGCGAGGTCTTCCCGCCCGACGACTTCCCGCTCTACTTCTACCGCTACCCGACCGCGCCCGACCTCATGATCGAGGCGAACAGCCTGCCGCTGTCGGCGATCTCGGATGCCGGGGTGTACTGGTCGACGGTCACCGGCCTCTCTCAGGAGCCGAGTCGCGCCGCCCACTTCGCCGCGTGGGAGGCCCGGGGCCGGCGGCCGCACACCGTGCTCGACCTCGACTACCGGCCCATGTTCTGGGCCGACGCGGCCGAGGCGAGCGAGCAGGTCGGCCGGGCACTCGACCACGTCACGGTGGCCGTCGGCAACCGTGAGGAGTGCGAGGTCGCCGTGGGCGAGACCGAGCCGCAGCGGGCGGCCGACGCCCTGCTCGAGCGCGGAGTGGAGCTCGCCGTCGTCAAGCAGGGACCCAAGGGGGTGCTCGCCGTGACCCGCGACGAGCGCGTCGAGGTCCCGCCGTTCCCGGTCGAGGTCGTCAACGGTCTCGGCGCCGGCGACGCGTTCGGCGGGGCTCTCTGCCACGGGTTGCTCGAGGGGTGGTCGCTGCGTCGCATCCTCGAGTTCGCCAACGTCGCAGGGGCGCTCGTCGCGGCCCGGCTCGAGTGCTCGACCGCGATGCCCACCTCGATCGAGGTCGAGCAGCACCTGACCCCCGCCCCGGACGCTCCCGGGCGGCAGCCGGTCCCGTCGTCACCCGCCGCACCCCAGGAGTCCGCATGA
- a CDS encoding Gfo/Idh/MocA family oxidoreductase codes for MRIGLAGVGRIGAFHAETLMGLDAVDELVVTDLDVDAARAVAERLGATHAATVQNLLASGVDGVVVATGTAGHAPLVRQAVAAKVPTFCEKPLAATLTETVELAELVEASGVPVQVGFQRRFDRAYQRVAAAVRAGELGTVHTMRANTHDQSPPHPAYIPTSGGLFRDCSVHDFDAVRYVSGREVASVFATGANTGAAFFGEAGDVDTAAAVLTLDDGILVTVTATRYNGAGHDVRLEVMGSEGTLGVGFDDSLAVTSAEPGAAQPRGPRHRSFMERFLPAYRAELTHFAALARGDAPSPCTATDALQAFRVAEACELSRREQRVVTLDEIASPS; via the coding sequence ATGCGCATCGGTCTGGCCGGTGTCGGTCGCATCGGCGCCTTCCACGCCGAGACCCTGATGGGCCTCGACGCGGTCGACGAGCTCGTCGTCACCGACCTCGACGTCGACGCGGCCCGGGCGGTCGCCGAACGGCTCGGGGCGACGCACGCCGCCACGGTGCAGAACCTGCTCGCCTCCGGCGTCGACGGTGTCGTCGTCGCCACCGGCACGGCAGGGCACGCGCCGCTGGTGCGACAGGCGGTGGCCGCGAAGGTACCGACGTTCTGCGAGAAGCCACTCGCCGCGACGCTCACCGAGACCGTAGAGCTGGCCGAGCTCGTCGAGGCCTCGGGGGTGCCGGTGCAGGTCGGCTTCCAGCGCCGCTTCGACCGCGCCTACCAGCGGGTGGCCGCCGCCGTCCGGGCGGGCGAGCTCGGCACCGTCCACACGATGCGGGCCAACACCCACGACCAGTCGCCGCCGCATCCCGCCTACATCCCCACGAGCGGCGGCCTGTTCCGCGACTGCTCGGTGCACGACTTCGACGCCGTCCGGTACGTGTCGGGCCGTGAGGTGGCGTCCGTCTTCGCCACCGGCGCCAACACGGGCGCGGCCTTCTTCGGCGAGGCCGGCGACGTCGACACGGCGGCCGCGGTGCTCACCCTCGACGACGGCATCCTCGTCACCGTGACCGCGACGCGGTACAACGGCGCCGGCCACGACGTCCGCCTCGAGGTGATGGGCAGCGAGGGCACGCTCGGGGTCGGCTTCGACGACTCGCTCGCCGTCACGTCGGCCGAGCCGGGAGCCGCGCAGCCGAGGGGCCCGCGGCACCGGTCGTTCATGGAGCGCTTCCTCCCCGCCTACCGCGCCGAGCTGACCCACTTCGCCGCGTTGGCGCGCGGCGACGCCCCGTCCCCGTGCACCGCGACCGACGCCCTGCAGGCCTTCCGGGTCGCCGAGGCGTGCGAGCTGTCGCGCCGCGAGCAGCGCGTGGTCACCCTCGACGAGATCGCGAGCCCGTCATGA
- a CDS encoding GntR family transcriptional regulator produces MEAPVDVVIDRASPVPLYHQLAEQLTAAVVSGRLEPGDPFENELAMADRLGLSRPTVRRAIQELVAQGLLLRRRGLGTTVAQRQIHRRVGLTSLYDDLRAQGDTEPTTTVLHHAVVENEVAARALDLPPGTPLLEIGRLRRAGSTPLALLRNWLPPAYSDLTAADLEQDGLYALLRARGARPVVAHQRIGARSPTTAERRHLGLRGSQPVLTMTRSAFDAQGSPVEYGDHSYRAQDYAIEVMLDER; encoded by the coding sequence ATGGAGGCACCGGTGGACGTCGTCATCGACCGCGCGTCCCCCGTGCCGCTCTACCACCAGCTCGCCGAGCAGCTCACGGCCGCCGTCGTCTCGGGGCGCCTCGAGCCCGGCGACCCGTTCGAGAACGAGCTGGCCATGGCCGACCGGCTCGGCCTCTCCCGGCCGACCGTGCGCCGGGCCATCCAGGAGCTCGTCGCGCAGGGCCTGCTGCTGCGCCGGCGGGGGCTGGGCACGACGGTGGCGCAGCGCCAGATCCACCGGCGCGTGGGGCTCACGAGCCTCTACGACGACCTCCGCGCGCAGGGCGACACCGAGCCGACGACCACCGTGCTGCACCACGCCGTCGTCGAGAACGAGGTCGCCGCCCGGGCCCTCGACCTGCCGCCCGGCACCCCCCTTCTCGAGATCGGCCGGCTCCGTCGCGCGGGGTCGACGCCGCTCGCCCTGCTGCGCAACTGGCTGCCGCCGGCCTACTCCGACCTCACCGCCGCCGACCTCGAGCAGGACGGTCTCTACGCGCTGCTGCGAGCTCGGGGCGCGCGTCCCGTCGTCGCCCACCAGCGCATCGGCGCCAGGTCCCCGACGACGGCCGAGCGGCGACACCTCGGGCTGCGGGGCTCCCAGCCCGTGCTGACGATGACCCGTAGCGCCTTCGACGCGCAGGGCTCCCCCGTCGAGTACGGCGACCACAGCTACCGGGCGCAGGACTACGCCATCGAGGTCATGCTCGACGAGCGCTGA
- a CDS encoding cation:proton antiporter, whose product MSSNVLYLIAGLSLLLAVVLPSLLERYAVSAAMVLLLVGAVIGRLPLPDGFSLDPVQIRPDIQHVTELTVLVALMGVGLAIDRPLRLLRRGSWAAWSPTWRLLGVAMPLTIAAMWGLGWALGVAPAAALLLASALAPTDPVLASDVQVEGPRVERADGQGDDDPVDDEIDEDDDVRFALTSEAGLNDGTAFPFVHLALLLAASGASAPLLARWAAWELVGKLVLGVLVGMAVGWVLAKVAFNASQRSLRLAEQGEPLLALAALIATYGLSEVVGGYGFVAVFVCGMTLRANERSSAYHELMHGVVQRLERLLTLMVLLLLGMAMSNGLLGAMDWRSVVIALALVLVVRPLAGWVALVVRPRPETVPGGLNRAERLATSFFGVRGVGCIFYLAYAAGEHEFAEERWMWSTLALTIVVSVFVHGILATPVMSRLEVRREEQATA is encoded by the coding sequence GTGTCGAGCAACGTCCTCTATCTCATCGCGGGGCTGTCCCTGCTGCTGGCGGTCGTCCTGCCCTCGCTGCTCGAGCGCTACGCCGTGTCGGCGGCCATGGTGCTGCTGCTCGTCGGTGCGGTCATCGGGCGGCTGCCGCTGCCGGACGGGTTCAGCCTCGACCCCGTGCAGATCCGCCCCGACATCCAGCACGTCACCGAGCTGACGGTGCTCGTCGCCCTCATGGGCGTCGGGCTCGCCATCGACCGGCCGCTGCGGCTGCTGCGTCGCGGGAGCTGGGCCGCGTGGTCGCCGACCTGGCGGCTGCTCGGTGTGGCCATGCCCCTCACCATCGCGGCGATGTGGGGCCTCGGCTGGGCGCTCGGGGTCGCGCCGGCCGCCGCGCTGCTGCTCGCCTCGGCCCTCGCCCCGACCGACCCGGTTCTGGCGAGCGACGTGCAGGTCGAGGGGCCGCGGGTGGAGCGGGCCGACGGGCAGGGTGACGACGACCCGGTCGACGACGAGATCGACGAGGACGACGACGTCCGCTTCGCCCTCACCTCGGAGGCCGGGCTCAACGACGGCACCGCCTTCCCCTTCGTGCACCTCGCCCTGCTGCTCGCGGCGTCGGGCGCCTCCGCTCCCCTGCTCGCGCGCTGGGCGGCGTGGGAGCTCGTCGGCAAGCTCGTCCTTGGCGTGCTCGTCGGCATGGCCGTCGGCTGGGTGCTGGCCAAGGTCGCCTTCAACGCCTCGCAGCGCTCCCTGCGGCTCGCCGAGCAGGGTGAGCCGCTGCTCGCGCTCGCCGCCCTCATCGCGACCTACGGCCTCAGCGAGGTCGTCGGCGGCTACGGTTTCGTCGCCGTCTTCGTCTGCGGCATGACGCTGCGGGCCAACGAGCGCAGCAGCGCCTACCACGAGCTCATGCACGGGGTCGTGCAGCGGCTCGAGCGGCTGCTGACACTCATGGTGCTGCTGCTGCTCGGCATGGCCATGAGCAACGGCCTGCTGGGGGCGATGGACTGGCGCAGCGTCGTGATCGCCCTCGCCCTCGTGCTCGTCGTGCGACCGCTCGCGGGCTGGGTCGCGCTCGTCGTGCGGCCCCGACCCGAGACGGTGCCCGGTGGCCTCAACCGGGCCGAGCGACTCGCCACCTCGTTCTTCGGCGTGCGCGGCGTCGGCTGCATCTTCTACCTCGCGTACGCCGCGGGCGAGCACGAGTTCGCCGAGGAGCGCTGGATGTGGTCGACCCTGGCCCTCACGATCGTCGTGTCCGTCTTCGTCCACGGCATCCTCGCGACCCCGGTCATGTCGCGCCTCGAGGTGCGCCGCGAGGAGCAGGCCACCGCCTGA
- a CDS encoding 1-aminocyclopropane-1-carboxylate deaminase yields the protein MATSDFDRHPLTFGPSPVHPLRRLTEHLGGAQVWAKREDVSSGLAYGGNKTRKLEYIVPDVLASGADTLVSIGGFQSNHTRQVAAVAAHLGLGCRLVQEKWVDWDDVGNDRVGNILLSRIMGADVRLDPAGFDIGIRTSWQDAIDEVTAAGGTPYAIPAGASEHHLGGLGFANWAHEVAAQEHELGVFFDTVVVCTVTGSTHAGMIAGFAELEDAGGRPRRVIGIDASATIDKTRAQVARIARHTASLIGLQRELRDDEITVLEGWAGDLYGIPVESTVEAIRLSGRLEAMIIDPVYEGKSMAGLVDLVTSGEIPRDSTVLYAHLGGQPALNAYPGIFGD from the coding sequence ATGGCCACCAGCGACTTCGACCGTCACCCCCTGACCTTCGGGCCGAGCCCCGTGCACCCGCTGCGCCGGCTCACCGAGCACCTCGGCGGGGCGCAGGTCTGGGCCAAGCGCGAGGACGTCAGCTCGGGGCTGGCCTACGGCGGCAACAAGACCCGCAAGCTCGAGTACATCGTCCCCGACGTGCTCGCCTCGGGTGCCGACACGCTCGTCTCGATCGGCGGTTTCCAGAGCAACCACACCCGTCAGGTGGCGGCGGTCGCGGCGCACCTAGGGCTCGGCTGTCGCCTCGTGCAGGAGAAGTGGGTCGACTGGGACGACGTGGGCAACGACCGCGTCGGCAACATCCTGCTCAGCCGCATCATGGGCGCCGACGTGCGCCTCGACCCCGCGGGCTTCGACATCGGCATCCGCACGTCGTGGCAGGACGCCATCGACGAGGTGACCGCGGCCGGCGGCACGCCGTACGCCATCCCGGCCGGCGCGTCCGAGCACCACCTCGGCGGCCTCGGCTTCGCGAACTGGGCGCACGAGGTCGCCGCGCAGGAGCACGAGCTCGGCGTCTTCTTCGACACCGTCGTCGTGTGCACCGTCACCGGGTCGACGCACGCCGGGATGATCGCCGGCTTCGCCGAGCTCGAGGATGCCGGTGGGCGGCCTCGCCGGGTCATTGGCATCGACGCGTCGGCGACGATCGACAAGACGCGGGCGCAGGTGGCGCGGATCGCCCGCCACACGGCATCCCTCATCGGGCTGCAGCGCGAGCTGCGCGACGACGAGATCACGGTGCTCGAGGGCTGGGCCGGCGACCTCTACGGCATCCCGGTCGAGTCGACCGTCGAGGCGATCCGGCTCTCCGGGCGGCTCGAGGCCATGATCATCGACCCCGTGTACGAGGGGAAGTCGATGGCCGGTCTCGTCGACCTCGTCACCTCGGGCGAGATCCCGCGCGACTCGACGGTGCTCTACGCCCACCTCGGCGGGCAGCCGGCGCTCAACGCCTACCCGGGGATCTTCGGGGACTGA
- a CDS encoding DUF6328 family protein: protein MSDDARPYSRQESSGARLDRNFNEQLQELRVAQAGVQIIFAFLLSIPFQQRFTTLTDLQRHIYIVTLVFAALSVVLFVAPVAAHRVLFREGVKDFIVRYTAVLTACGLGTLAVTVLGGVVLVLDVLLSHTAALWTGAALGLLALVLWVGVPWTRRRRTPPGKADVDDGVSPRGGQSPKIPG, encoded by the coding sequence ATGAGCGACGACGCCCGCCCCTACTCGCGCCAGGAGTCGAGCGGGGCCCGGCTCGACCGCAACTTCAACGAGCAGCTGCAGGAGCTGCGCGTCGCCCAGGCCGGCGTGCAGATCATCTTCGCGTTCCTGCTGTCGATCCCGTTCCAGCAGCGCTTCACCACGCTGACCGACCTGCAGCGCCACATCTACATCGTCACGCTCGTCTTCGCCGCCCTCAGCGTCGTCCTCTTCGTCGCTCCCGTGGCCGCGCACCGCGTGCTGTTCCGCGAGGGCGTCAAGGACTTCATCGTGCGGTACACCGCTGTGCTCACGGCCTGCGGTCTCGGGACCCTCGCCGTCACCGTGCTGGGCGGCGTCGTGCTCGTGCTCGACGTCCTGCTCTCGCACACCGCCGCCCTGTGGACCGGTGCCGCCCTCGGCCTGCTCGCGCTCGTCCTCTGGGTGGGGGTCCCGTGGACGCGCCGCCGCCGCACCCCGCCGGGCAAGGCCGACGTCGACGACGGCGTGTCACCCCGGGGCGGTCAGTCCCCGAAGATCCCCGGGTAG
- a CDS encoding NADH:flavin oxidoreductase/NADH oxidase — MDDAGTDRPLLLQPLTLGGTTFRNRAWVAPMCQYRVEREDGVPTDWHLVHLGARAQGGFGLVLTEATAVVPEGRISPQDTGLWNDEQVEAWSRITTFIREQGAASGVQLAHAGRKASTYRDFPGEPRGTVPGDRGGWPTVAPSAEAFADCAAPAEMTHDDVDALVEAFAAATRRADRAGFDVVEIHAAHGYLLHEWLSPLANHRTDELGGDFEGRVTVPLRVVDAVRAAWPEDKPLLVRISATDWVEGGWDLEQSVRLSRLLAERGVDLVDCSSGGAVPGAEIPVGPGYQVPLAAGVREGADVPTGAVGLITEPKQAEQVLVDGEADVVLLARAALREPAWPLRAAHELGMPWQEAPYPAAHARGHWHDAR; from the coding sequence GTGGACGACGCCGGCACGGACCGGCCGCTGCTCCTGCAGCCGCTGACCCTGGGCGGGACGACCTTCCGCAACCGGGCGTGGGTCGCCCCGATGTGCCAGTACCGCGTCGAGCGCGAGGACGGGGTCCCGACCGACTGGCACCTCGTGCACCTCGGCGCGCGGGCGCAGGGCGGGTTCGGCCTCGTGCTGACCGAGGCGACCGCGGTCGTGCCCGAGGGCCGGATCAGCCCGCAGGACACCGGGCTGTGGAACGACGAGCAGGTGGAGGCGTGGTCGCGCATCACCACCTTCATCCGTGAGCAGGGCGCCGCCTCGGGCGTGCAGCTGGCCCACGCCGGGCGCAAGGCGTCCACGTACCGCGACTTTCCGGGCGAGCCGCGCGGCACCGTCCCCGGCGACCGCGGCGGCTGGCCGACGGTCGCACCCTCCGCAGAGGCCTTCGCCGACTGCGCGGCCCCGGCCGAGATGACCCACGACGACGTCGACGCGCTCGTCGAGGCCTTCGCCGCGGCCACCCGCCGCGCCGACCGGGCCGGCTTCGACGTCGTCGAGATCCACGCCGCCCACGGCTACCTGCTGCACGAGTGGCTCTCGCCGCTGGCCAACCACCGCACCGACGAGCTCGGTGGCGACTTCGAGGGCCGGGTCACGGTGCCGTTGCGCGTCGTCGACGCGGTCCGCGCCGCCTGGCCCGAGGACAAGCCGCTCTTAGTGCGCATCTCCGCCACCGACTGGGTCGAGGGCGGCTGGGACCTCGAGCAGTCCGTCCGCCTCTCCCGGCTGCTCGCCGAGCGCGGCGTCGACCTCGTCGACTGCTCGAGCGGCGGCGCGGTGCCGGGTGCCGAGATCCCCGTCGGGCCCGGCTACCAGGTGCCGCTGGCCGCCGGTGTGCGCGAGGGCGCGGACGTCCCGACCGGTGCCGTCGGCCTCATCACCGAGCCGAAGCAGGCCGAGCAGGTGCTCGTCGACGGGGAGGCCGACGTCGTGCTGCTCGCCCGCGCCGCCCTGCGCGAGCCGGCGTGGCCGCTGCGTGCCGCGCACGAGCTCGGGATGCCGTGGCAGGAGGCGCCGTACCCCGCCGCGCACGCGCGCGGCCACTGGCACGACGCCCGCTGA
- a CDS encoding MDR family MFS transporter, producing MLATALIALDSTILATAVPTIVDELGGLTQFPWLFSVYLLAQAVSVPVYSKLADTVGRKPVMLIGIALFLAGSLLCGIAWDMGSLIIMRAVQGLGAGAVLPVSITIAGDIYTVAERAKAQGYIASVWAVSSVVGPSLGGVFSQFTSWRWIFFVNVPLCLVAAWMLSRSYHEKVERVRHRIDYAGAVTLTLSLTLLILAVLEGGQAWAWASWQSIGGFAVGVALLVAFVLIERRAAEPILPLAIFSRRLIVTTLLISLGVGVVLIGLTSYVPTFVERSLGVQPVVAGLAVAALTLGWPLAASQSGRLYLRVGFRPTAVIGLVVAAVGAALLWLTSSGSASIPAVAVSCFVVGLGLGLVAAPTLIAAQASVPWNERAVITGANMFMRSVGSAVGVAIFGAVANNVIAGQSDPKRGIELGSHAVFLAVVVAAVLSIVAGVLMPNTKVSDVEDTPSASDDSETDDREQGVPTGQDAGRPGGRSASSVVGTAAPADRFDA from the coding sequence ATGCTCGCGACCGCCCTCATCGCGCTCGACTCGACGATCCTCGCGACCGCCGTGCCGACCATCGTCGACGAGCTGGGCGGGCTGACGCAGTTCCCGTGGCTGTTCTCGGTGTACCTGCTCGCGCAGGCCGTGTCGGTGCCGGTGTACTCGAAGCTCGCCGACACGGTCGGCCGTAAACCCGTCATGCTCATCGGCATCGCGCTCTTCCTCGCCGGCTCCCTGCTGTGCGGGATCGCCTGGGACATGGGCTCTCTCATCATCATGCGTGCGGTTCAAGGGCTCGGCGCGGGCGCCGTGCTCCCCGTCTCGATCACCATCGCCGGCGACATCTACACGGTCGCCGAGCGGGCCAAGGCGCAGGGCTACATCGCGAGCGTCTGGGCCGTGTCGTCGGTCGTCGGCCCGAGTCTCGGCGGCGTCTTCTCGCAGTTCACCTCGTGGCGTTGGATCTTCTTCGTCAACGTCCCGCTGTGCCTCGTCGCCGCGTGGATGCTCTCGCGCAGCTACCACGAGAAGGTCGAGCGAGTGCGTCACCGCATCGACTACGCGGGTGCCGTCACCCTGACCCTGTCGCTGACGCTGCTCATCCTCGCGGTCCTCGAGGGCGGCCAGGCGTGGGCGTGGGCCTCGTGGCAGAGCATCGGTGGCTTCGCCGTCGGCGTCGCCCTGCTCGTCGCGTTCGTCCTCATCGAGCGCCGGGCCGCCGAGCCGATCCTGCCGCTCGCCATCTTCAGCCGTCGCCTCATCGTCACGACGCTGCTCATCTCCCTCGGCGTGGGCGTGGTGCTCATCGGCCTCACCTCGTACGTGCCGACGTTCGTGGAGCGCTCGCTCGGGGTGCAGCCCGTCGTCGCCGGGCTCGCTGTCGCAGCCCTGACCCTCGGCTGGCCGCTGGCGGCGTCGCAGTCGGGTCGGCTGTACCTGCGCGTCGGCTTCCGCCCGACGGCCGTCATCGGTCTCGTCGTCGCCGCCGTCGGGGCCGCCCTGCTGTGGCTGACCTCGTCGGGGTCGGCGTCGATCCCCGCCGTCGCGGTCTCGTGCTTCGTCGTCGGCCTCGGCCTCGGGCTCGTCGCCGCGCCCACCCTCATCGCCGCGCAGGCGTCGGTGCCGTGGAACGAGCGCGCCGTCATCACCGGCGCCAACATGTTCATGCGCTCGGTCGGCAGCGCGGTCGGCGTCGCCATCTTCGGGGCCGTCGCGAACAACGTCATCGCCGGCCAGAGCGACCCGAAGCGTGGCATCGAGCTCGGCTCGCACGCGGTGTTCCTCGCCGTCGTCGTCGCCGCGGTGCTGTCCATCGTGGCCGGCGTGCTCATGCCGAACACCAAGGTGTCCGACGTCGAGGACACCCCCTCGGCCTCCGACGACTCCGAGACCGACGATCGCGAGCAGGGCGTGCCCACCGGTCAGGATGCCGGTCGGCCCGGCGGGCGGTCGGCCTCCTCCGTCGTCGGCACCGCCGCCCCCGCCGACCGCTTCGACGCCTGA
- a CDS encoding Rho termination factor N-terminal domain-containing protein produces the protein MAEKKSDGPGPSVKDPELYEALRDDGASKEKAARIANAAAKSSRSEVGRKGGESGDYEDMTKDELMDRARTVGIDGRSTMTKDELIHALREH, from the coding sequence ATGGCAGAGAAGAAGTCGGACGGGCCCGGCCCGTCGGTCAAGGACCCGGAGCTGTACGAGGCCCTGCGCGACGACGGCGCGAGCAAGGAGAAGGCGGCCCGCATCGCCAACGCGGCGGCCAAGTCCTCGCGGTCGGAGGTCGGGCGCAAGGGCGGCGAGTCCGGCGACTACGAGGACATGACCAAGGACGAGCTTATGGACCGCGCCCGTACCGTCGGCATCGACGGCCGGTCGACGATGACGAAGGACGAGCTCATCCACGCCCTCCGGGAGCACTGA